One window from the genome of Castellaniella sp. MT123 encodes:
- a CDS encoding acyl-CoA dehydrogenase translates to MTAVLILIVLVLIALVFVLMNRDWRMKTLSRPIYALFRRILPRMSDTEREALEAGTVWWDGALFSGRPSARALHAIPAPHLTEPEQSFLDHEVETLCAMVHDWRVTRQDLDLPPEAWDYIRTHRFFGMIIPEKYGGLGFSAIAHSAVVARLASRNSALSATVMVPNSLGPAELLLHYGTEPQKAYYLPRLARGEEIPAFGLTSPWAGSDAAAIPDHGIVCKGTWQGEDILGMRVTWDKRYITLGPVCTVLGLAFRLYDPDGLLGPVSDIGITCALVPSDHPGVEIGRRHFPLDAMFMNGPTRGHDVFMPLDFIIGGPERAGQGWRMLMECLAAGRSISLPSSYAGMAQLTARSVGAYSVIRDQFHTPIHRFEGVIEPLARIGANTYLMDAVRTMTAGAVDLGERPAVISAIAKYHVTERGRAVVNDGMDIIGGKGIILGPQNFLGRAYQQVPVGITVEGANILTRSLMIFGQGAIRCHPYAQAEMQAAQADDPAQGLADFDRAFWGHARHTIRSALCATLHGWTGAMLARPDTAVAPEMACYYRQLSRFSVAFATLADTSMLMLGSSLKRRESLSARLGDILSQLYLISATLKRYEDEGRQAADAPLAHWAIQDAFCRAQDAVSGVLANFPNRVVAVTLRVLLFPWGRSFQAPSDKLSGAVAQVLCSPGEARDRLTGIVHVPTALEEPLGAIEAALRATLETGALDARIREFEKSGRLPDGDPRTNVRDIAEAVHAAGGLTDDEYERIRARNALRDRVIAVDDFARDFLGPSGTERSATAPSAPQ, encoded by the coding sequence ATGACCGCTGTGCTGATTCTGATCGTTCTCGTCCTGATTGCATTGGTCTTTGTCCTGATGAACCGGGACTGGCGGATGAAAACCCTGAGCCGCCCGATCTATGCCTTATTCCGCCGCATCCTCCCCCGCATGTCGGACACGGAGCGCGAGGCACTGGAAGCCGGCACGGTCTGGTGGGACGGCGCACTGTTCTCCGGTCGGCCCAGCGCCCGGGCGCTGCACGCCATCCCCGCTCCGCACCTGACGGAGCCTGAACAGTCATTCCTGGACCATGAGGTCGAAACACTCTGCGCGATGGTCCATGACTGGCGGGTGACGCGCCAGGATCTGGACCTGCCGCCCGAAGCCTGGGATTACATCCGCACGCACCGGTTCTTCGGCATGATCATTCCGGAAAAATACGGTGGGCTCGGTTTTTCCGCGATTGCGCATTCCGCTGTCGTAGCCCGGCTCGCCTCGCGCAATTCGGCGCTTTCAGCGACCGTCATGGTCCCGAATTCTCTGGGACCGGCCGAACTGCTATTGCACTATGGGACGGAGCCACAGAAGGCCTACTACCTGCCGCGTCTGGCACGCGGCGAAGAGATTCCCGCCTTCGGGCTGACCAGCCCCTGGGCGGGCTCGGATGCGGCCGCCATCCCCGACCACGGCATCGTCTGCAAGGGCACCTGGCAAGGCGAGGATATCCTGGGCATGCGGGTCACCTGGGACAAGCGCTACATCACCCTGGGCCCGGTCTGCACGGTGCTGGGGCTGGCCTTTCGCCTGTACGACCCGGACGGCCTGCTGGGTCCGGTATCCGACATCGGCATCACCTGCGCGCTGGTCCCCAGTGATCATCCCGGCGTCGAGATCGGCCGACGGCACTTCCCCCTGGATGCGATGTTCATGAATGGCCCCACGCGCGGCCATGACGTCTTCATGCCGCTGGATTTCATCATCGGCGGGCCCGAGCGTGCCGGCCAAGGCTGGCGCATGCTGATGGAATGCCTGGCGGCGGGCCGCTCGATTTCCCTGCCCTCGTCCTACGCCGGCATGGCGCAGCTGACGGCCCGGTCCGTGGGTGCCTACAGTGTGATCCGCGATCAGTTTCATACGCCCATCCACCGCTTCGAAGGCGTCATCGAGCCCCTGGCCCGCATCGGCGCCAACACCTATCTGATGGATGCCGTGCGCACCATGACGGCCGGGGCTGTGGATCTGGGCGAGCGGCCCGCCGTGATCTCCGCCATTGCAAAATATCACGTCACCGAGCGCGGCCGCGCCGTGGTCAACGACGGCATGGACATCATCGGCGGCAAAGGCATTATCCTTGGCCCGCAAAACTTCCTGGGGCGCGCCTACCAGCAGGTGCCAGTGGGCATTACCGTCGAAGGCGCCAACATCCTGACGCGCAGCCTGATGATCTTCGGCCAGGGGGCCATCCGCTGCCACCCCTATGCGCAAGCAGAGATGCAGGCGGCGCAGGCCGACGATCCGGCACAAGGGCTGGCGGATTTTGACCGCGCCTTCTGGGGACACGCACGGCACACGATCCGCAGCGCACTGTGCGCCACCCTGCATGGCTGGACGGGCGCGATGCTGGCCCGACCGGACACCGCCGTAGCCCCGGAGATGGCGTGCTACTACCGGCAGCTGAGCCGCTTCTCCGTGGCATTCGCCACTCTGGCGGACACGTCCATGCTGATGCTGGGCAGCTCGCTCAAGCGCCGCGAATCCCTGTCAGCCCGGCTTGGCGACATCCTGTCGCAGCTCTATCTGATTTCCGCCACACTCAAGCGCTACGAGGACGAAGGCCGGCAAGCGGCCGATGCCCCGCTGGCGCACTGGGCGATCCAGGATGCCTTCTGCCGCGCCCAGGATGCCGTCAGCGGGGTGCTGGCAAACTTTCCCAACCGCGTCGTGGCCGTCACCCTGCGCGTGCTGCTGTTTCCCTGGGGCCGCAGCTTTCAGGCACCTTCCGACAAGCTGTCGGGTGCCGTCGCACAGGTGCTCTGCAGCCCCGGCGAGGCGCGGGACCGTCTGACGGGGATCGTCCATGTGCCGACCGCCCTGGAAGAACCGCTCGGCGCCATCGAAGCCGCCCTGCGGGCAACGCTTGAAACGGGGGCACTGGACGCGCGCATCCGCGAATTCGAAAAATCAGGCCGGCTGCCCGACGGCGACCCGCGTACCAATGTGCGCGACATCGCCGAGGCCGTTCACGCGGCAGGCGGACTGACGGACGACGAATATGAACGCATCCGCGCCCGCAATGCCCTGCGTGACCGGGTGATTGCCGTCGATGACTTCGCCCGGGATTTTCTGGGCCCATCCGGAACCGAAAGATCCGCGACGGCGCCATCGGCGCCCCAATGA
- a CDS encoding ABC transporter ATP-binding protein, with amino-acid sequence MIELTVQDLYLNYGTNPVLRGVSLQLQRGEVVALLGSSGSGKTTLLRAIAGLEQATQGRITMNDRVLFDGATRTELPAEQRDLGIVFQSYALWPHKTVAENIAYPLKLRKVKASEQQARVQEILDQLGMGKLGQRYPNELSGGQQQRVAIGRALVYNPPVLLLDEPLSNLDAKLREEARAFLRELILRLGLSAILVTHDQAEAMAISDRILLLHEGRIEQQGTPQEMYAFPQTRFCAEFMGSNNSLRGKVAEIDAEQATLQGGNWSIRGIAKGPLASGQDAIAIVRLEQVRLSQEPAPNSIRMPVSASMYLGDKWEYLFRHAGAHDPEALTLRAYGRHERTPDPCYLALPPEAVWIFPA; translated from the coding sequence ATGATTGAACTCACTGTCCAGGACCTATATCTGAATTACGGCACCAACCCGGTTCTCAGGGGTGTCTCTCTGCAGCTTCAGCGTGGCGAAGTCGTCGCGTTGCTGGGCTCGTCGGGCAGCGGCAAGACCACGCTGCTGCGCGCCATCGCCGGGCTGGAACAAGCCACCCAGGGCCGCATCACGATGAACGACCGGGTGCTCTTCGACGGTGCCACCCGCACCGAACTGCCGGCCGAACAGCGCGATCTGGGTATCGTGTTCCAGTCCTACGCGCTCTGGCCCCACAAGACCGTGGCGGAAAACATCGCCTACCCGCTGAAGCTGCGCAAGGTCAAGGCGTCGGAACAGCAGGCCCGTGTCCAGGAAATCCTGGATCAGCTGGGCATGGGCAAGCTGGGGCAGCGTTATCCCAACGAACTGTCGGGCGGACAGCAACAGCGCGTCGCCATTGGCCGGGCGCTGGTCTACAACCCGCCCGTGTTGCTGCTCGACGAACCGCTGTCCAACCTGGACGCCAAGCTGCGCGAGGAAGCCCGCGCCTTTCTGCGCGAACTGATTCTGCGCCTGGGACTGTCGGCCATCCTGGTCACCCATGATCAGGCCGAGGCCATGGCGATTTCCGACCGCATCCTGTTGTTGCACGAAGGCCGGATCGAACAGCAGGGCACGCCGCAGGAAATGTATGCGTTCCCGCAGACCCGATTCTGTGCGGAATTCATGGGCAGCAACAACAGCCTGCGCGGCAAGGTCGCCGAGATCGACGCGGAACAGGCGACGCTTCAGGGGGGAAACTGGTCGATTCGCGGGATCGCCAAGGGGCCACTGGCCAGCGGCCAGGACGCCATCGCCATCGTCCGCCTGGAACAGGTTCGACTGAGCCAGGAGCCCGCCCCCAACAGCATCCGCATGCCGGTATCGGCCAGCATGTACTTGGGCGACAAATGGGAATACCTGTTCCGCCACGCCGGCGCGCACGACCCCGAAGCCCTCACCCTGCGCGCCTACGGACGGCACGAGCGCACACCGGATCCGTGCTATCTGGCGTTGCCGCCCGAAGCCGTATGGATCTTCCCGGCCTGA
- a CDS encoding iron ABC transporter permease: MSFLRLRQQSLPRGLVVTLTALAIYLPLSFIIVQSFLSEPFFLPDKHIGLDAFRFIFADPDFYEALINGFLLAFGLVAIAVPLGGILAFLVSRTDLPGRRWIQPLILVPVFVSPMVLGFGYVVAAGPVGFFSTWTQNLLGFVPWNIYSLPAIIVIAGLTHVPYAYLYISSALHSLGSDVEEAARSTGASPLQVMTAVSLPMVRPALSYAAVLLFFLGLEVFGLMLVLGDPEGHLVLSTYLYKLTNKLGVPSYHLMAAVAMVLIAFTIPLVTLQRHLLSSASRYATVKGKVTRPRVLPLGKWRLTAGVIVGLWLFVAIIVPLTGVVLRAFVTNWGVGISLRDVLSVHAFQTIWEQPTLMRAVWNSILIGVIGGALAVGCYTAIALAMHRKPDHATRFLDYSVLIPRAVPGLLAGLAFLWIFLFIPMWLKDSLADGWLSVLPGAAWLQTHAVEPLRSLRSTIFSVWLAYSVVWMAYGLRLISSTLLQVSPELEEAARSTGARPSQVTRHVTVPLARYGLIGSWLLMFLIFEREYSTGVYLLTPGTETIGSMLVSLWATGAIDIVAALSFINILLVVIGMGVALRFGVKLHD; this comes from the coding sequence CTGCCCGACAAGCACATCGGGCTGGATGCGTTCCGGTTCATCTTCGCCGACCCCGATTTTTACGAGGCACTGATCAATGGCTTCCTGCTGGCCTTCGGGCTGGTCGCCATCGCGGTGCCGCTGGGCGGGATCCTGGCGTTTCTCGTTTCGCGCACCGATCTGCCGGGACGACGCTGGATTCAGCCCCTGATCCTGGTGCCGGTCTTCGTCTCGCCCATGGTGCTGGGTTTCGGTTATGTCGTAGCCGCCGGCCCGGTCGGATTTTTTTCCACCTGGACCCAGAACCTGCTGGGGTTCGTGCCCTGGAACATCTATTCCCTGCCGGCCATCATCGTCATCGCCGGACTGACGCACGTGCCCTACGCCTATCTGTATATCTCCTCGGCCCTGCACAGCCTGGGGTCCGACGTTGAAGAGGCAGCCCGCAGCACGGGAGCGTCCCCCTTGCAGGTCATGACGGCCGTCAGCCTGCCCATGGTCCGCCCCGCCCTGTCGTACGCGGCCGTGCTGCTGTTCTTCCTGGGGCTGGAGGTCTTCGGCCTGATGCTGGTGCTGGGGGACCCCGAAGGCCACCTGGTCCTGTCGACCTACCTGTACAAGCTGACCAACAAGCTCGGTGTGCCGTCCTACCACCTGATGGCGGCGGTGGCCATGGTGCTGATCGCCTTCACGATCCCGCTGGTGACGCTACAGCGGCATTTGCTCAGCAGCGCCAGCCGCTATGCGACCGTCAAGGGCAAGGTCACGCGTCCGCGCGTCCTGCCCCTGGGAAAATGGCGTCTGACCGCGGGGGTGATCGTGGGCCTGTGGCTGTTCGTCGCCATCATCGTACCGCTCACCGGCGTGGTGCTGCGCGCGTTCGTCACCAACTGGGGGGTGGGCATTTCGCTCAGGGACGTGCTGTCGGTCCATGCTTTCCAGACCATCTGGGAACAGCCGACCTTGATGCGGGCCGTCTGGAATTCGATCCTGATCGGCGTCATCGGCGGGGCGCTCGCGGTCGGATGCTACACCGCAATCGCCCTGGCGATGCACCGAAAACCGGACCATGCAACCCGCTTTCTGGACTACAGCGTGCTGATTCCGCGGGCCGTCCCCGGGCTGCTCGCGGGCCTGGCATTCCTGTGGATCTTCCTGTTCATCCCCATGTGGCTGAAGGATTCGCTGGCTGACGGCTGGTTATCCGTTCTGCCGGGCGCGGCCTGGCTGCAGACGCACGCGGTCGAGCCCTTGCGCAGCCTGCGGTCCACGATCTTCAGCGTCTGGCTGGCCTATTCGGTGGTCTGGATGGCCTACGGACTGCGCCTGATCTCATCCACGTTGCTGCAGGTATCCCCCGAACTGGAGGAGGCCGCGCGCAGCACGGGCGCCCGGCCGTCCCAGGTCACGCGCCACGTCACGGTCCCCCTGGCCCGCTACGGTCTGATCGGGTCGTGGCTGCTGATGTTCCTGATCTTCGAGCGGGAATACTCGACCGGCGTCTATCTGCTCACCCCCGGCACCGAAACCATCGGATCGATGCTGGTCTCGCTCTGGGCCACCGGCGCCATCGACATCGTGGCAGCGCTGTCCTTCATCAATATTTTGCTGGTCGTCATCGGCATGGGCGTTGCCCTGCGTTTTGGAGTCAAGTTACATGATTGA